A single genomic interval of Coccidioides posadasii str. Silveira chromosome 1, complete sequence harbors:
- a CDS encoding uncharacterized protein (EggNog:ENOG410PX0C~COG:L~BUSCO:10556at33183) produces the protein MGAEFFGARLLAEVKEQNLSDILREFRESRGESVVGRILLGIKPLDDILSVLARSNTLPSNPVIEITSPFSADGKTSLLYHIAALAVLPARADDDVHVGGRGAAVIWLDTDGRFDALRVKQVISHIAQERIVSSHGNSDKRDAKKDEVMLRCLVDEALRHIHVFRPQSSASLLTTLESIIEYMFSIRHYSRQRCVYATILDSASAFCWQDWREAEISRIPGARNEGQIHTQHEASSIRQKKDIHVPTEIVSCLRAIQSTFSCLVLYTTAGFYPSRSISPLLGSFKPYLPHPWPTFPTIRLIVRRDVVRPFGEWMTVDEAKADAASRQAVVLSGRFSGWIDPSSIPASIKSELSAKGAFGFRILKEGIEFNS, from the exons ATGGGCGCTGAGTTTTTTGGGGCAAGGTTGCTGGCGGAAGTCAAGGAACAGAATCTCTCCGAT ATCCTACGAGAGTTTCGCGAGTCTCGCGGCGAAAGCGTTGTAGGTCGAATTCTACTCGGCATTAAGCCCCTCGACGACATCCTCTCCGTCCTCGCAAGGAGCAATACTCTCCCAAGCAATCCGGTAATAGAAATAACCAGCCCCTTCTCTGCCGATGGCAAGACATCATTGCTCTATCACATCGCCGCTCTGGCAGTGTTGCCGGCGCGAGCTGATGACGACGTCCACGTTGGAGGCCGTGGTGCAGCGGTGATATGGCTAGATACAGATGGACGCTTCGATGCCCTTCGTGTTAAACAGGTGATAAGTCACATTGCTCAGGAGAGAATTGTGTCTTCCCACGGTAATAGCGATAAAAGGGACGCCAAAAAGGACGAGGTAATGTTACGATGCCTCGTCGACGAAGCTCTGCGTCACATACATGTCTTCCGACCGCAGTCCTCTGCTTCTCTGCTTACGACCTTGGAATCCATAATCGAGTATATGTTTAGCATAAGACACTATTCGCGGCAGCGTTGTGTATACGCTACCATTCTCGATAGTGCCAGTGCGTTTTGCTGGCAAGATTGGCGTGAAGCCGAGATCTCGCGGATTCCTGGCGCAAGGAACGAAGGACAAATCCATACGCAACACGAAGCTTCGTCTATCCGGCAGAAGAAGGATATACATGTCCCCACGGAGATCGTTTCCTGCCTTCGTGCTATACAAAGCACGTTTTCGTGTTTGGTTTTGTACACCACCGCCGGATTTTATCCTTCGCGCTCGATCTCCCCTTTGTTGGGGTCGTTTAAGCCATACCTTCCGCATCCATGGCCTACATTTCCTACGATTCGCCTCATTGTACGACGAGACGTCGTGCGGCCgtttggagaatggatgacGGTTGATGAAGCCAAAGCAGATGCCGCCTCGAGACAAGCGGTTGTTCTGAGCGGTCGGTTTTCCGGGTGGATCGACCCATCTAGTATACCTGCGAGCATCAAGAGTGAGCTCAGTGCTAAAGGAGCGTTTGGATTCAGGATCCTCAAGGAAGGTATTGAGTTCAATAGTTGA
- a CDS encoding uncharacterized protein (EggNog:ENOG410PQEU~COG:S~BUSCO:13435at33183) — protein sequence MSPKNASLKRPSPDSDNPPAALSKRQKVEYHRVHRLQSPLDIEPLDSAVIADDASVDQLLNMAIGVSLREAGFDHAEPVALDSFRNGVEEYMLHFLSYIRASMASCRRTQPIPQDFEHALDQHAISLDSLRPHLKCPRKATQTPAILPSPPPDEGTPQTYLPFLGPELSATDDKRTYSYIPKHFPKFPSKHTYQDTHVYTERETDPRKIRERATEEGRLGEEALRKLTHAAKESRSRNQVEAEKTLWGREEESMESMFEKTLAALLKSQAEERAKRRKDKQRAMDAELDTIEFGFSEPVREKTPVEPDTEPPKLELGPVVNCERVYWLKSDATDGRGTERQKSTSATARKV from the exons ATGTCCCCCAAGAACGCGTCGCTCAAACGTCCATCCCCGGACTCAGACAATCCACCAGCAGCTCTCTCGAAGAGGCAGAAGGTTGAATACCACCGTGTGCATCGTCTGCAGTCTCCCCTAGACATTGAGCCCCTTGACTCCGCCGTCATCGCGGACGATGCTTCCGTGGACCAGTTGCTAAATATGGCCATTGGAGTTTCACTGCGCGAAGCTGGCTTCGACCATGCAGAGCCCGTTGCGCTGGATAGCTTCAGAAATGGAGTTGAAGAAT ATATGCTTCATTTCCTATCTTACATTCGTGCATCAATGGCTTCCTGCCGCAGAACACAACCCATCCCGCAGGACTTTGAGCATGCCCTCGATCAGCACGCCATATCCTTGGATTCACTTCGTCCACACCTCAAATGCCCCCGCAAAGCCACGCAAACTCCGGCCATTCTACCCTCTCCACCTCCCGACGAAGGAACTCCACAAACGTATTTACCATTCTTAGGACCGGAGCTGAGTGCCACCGACGATAAAAGAACGTACTCGTACATTCCAAAACATTTCCCCAAATTCCCGAGCAAGCATACATACCAAGACACGCACGTCTATACCGAACGAGAGACCGACCCAAGAAAAATTAGAGAGAGAGCAACCGAAGAAGGGCGTCTAGGCGAAGAGGCATTGAGGAAATTAACACATGCGGCAAAAGAATCGCGATCGAGGAACCAAGTGGAGGCAGAGAAGACCTTATGGggaagagaggaggagagcATGGAGTCTATGTTTGAAAAGACGCTGGCTGCACTTCTTAAGAGCCAGGCAGAGGAGAGggcaaaaagaaggaagGATAAGCAGAGAGCTATGGATGCAGAGCTAGATACGATAGAATTTGGGTTTTCGGAGCCTGTGAGGGAAAAGACTCCGGTAGAACCTGATACCGAACCGCCAAAGCTTGAATTGGGCCCTGTTGTGAACTGCGAACGTGTGTATTGGCTTAAGAGCGACGCAACAGACGGGCGCGGAACAGAGCGTCAGAAGAGTACGTCGGCAACAGCTAGAAAGGTGTGA
- a CDS encoding uncharacterized protein (EggNog:ENOG410PTUR~COG:S~BUSCO:16458at33183), whose amino-acid sequence MAPPVTPFPAASLPIHIHTTTHGFKPKARKGPPTDLLSCPLFAMQQFSCNPPRKGVPEAPGVVRCESIVRIFRRCANGVSAETTALEGHKYKDVVLRESKGL is encoded by the exons ATGGCACCGCCCGTCACTCCTTTCCCAGCCGCGTCGCTCCCTATTCACATCCACACCACCACCCACGGCTTCAAGCCTAAAGCACGGAAAGGACCGCCAACAGACCTCCTCTCCTGTCCGCTGTTCGCAATGCAACAGTTTTCGTGCAATCCGCCACGTAAAGGCGTACCAGAAGCGCCAGGGGTGGTGAGATGCGAATCAATTGTGAGGATCTTCAGACG GTGCGCAAATGGAGTCAGTGCAGAAACTACAGCGCTCGAAGGGCATAAATATAAGGATGTCGTGCTTCGCGAAAGCAAAGGATTATGA